The following proteins are co-located in the Tiliqua scincoides isolate rTilSci1 chromosome 8, rTilSci1.hap2, whole genome shotgun sequence genome:
- the LOC136659367 gene encoding C-C motif chemokine 5-like, with amino-acid sequence MRSTLAAALLLVAAAVAATFICSSQALSTEKNPVCCTKYHTKKPLPAGILASYKLTSNKCPLPAVIFVTKRNRQVCVNPHELWTQHRIVLLSSRHPRPAATG; translated from the exons ATGAGGTCCACTCTGGCTGCTGCCCTCCTGCTTGTGGCTGCTGCTGTCGCTGCCACCTTCATCTGCTCCTCTCAGGCCCTCTCCACGG agAAAAATCCGGTCTGCTGCACTAAATACCACACCAAGAAGCCCCTCCCGGCTGGCATCCTGGCATCCTACAAACTTACCAGCAACAAGTGTCCCCTGCCGGCTGTCAT ATTTGTCACAAAAAGGAACAGGCAGGTCTGCGTCAACCCCCACGAACTGTGGACCCAGCACCGCATCGTGCTCCTGTCGAGCCGGCACCCCCGTCCTGCTGCTACAGGGTAG